One window of Tenacibaculum maritimum NCIMB 2154 genomic DNA carries:
- a CDS encoding aspartate-semialdehyde dehydrogenase encodes MKVAVVGATGMVGKVMLQVLAARNFPVTELIPVASERSIGKKISFNGSDFAIVGLEEAVAMKPDIALFSAGGNTSLEWAPRFAKVGTTVIDNSSAWRMDPTKKLIVPEINAAELTEEDKIIANPNCSTIQMVLALAPLHKKYDIKRLVISTYQSITGTGVKAVQQLADEFVGKEGDKAYHYQIHKNAIPHCDVFEEGGYTKEELKLVRETHKILGDPGIAVTATAVRIPVVGGHSESVNVEFKKHFELADIPKILAATEGVVVIDNLEKNEYPMPFYAEGKDDVFVGRIRRDLSQENSLNLWIVADNLRKGAATNTIQIAEYLVANNLINTTVLA; translated from the coding sequence ATGAAAGTAGCAGTAGTAGGAGCTACCGGTATGGTAGGTAAGGTAATGTTACAAGTATTAGCAGCACGTAATTTTCCTGTTACAGAATTAATACCTGTAGCATCAGAGCGTTCAATAGGTAAAAAAATAAGCTTTAACGGATCCGACTTTGCCATAGTAGGTTTGGAAGAAGCAGTTGCTATGAAGCCAGATATAGCCTTGTTTTCTGCGGGAGGAAATACTTCTTTGGAATGGGCTCCTAGGTTTGCAAAAGTAGGAACAACAGTTATTGACAACTCTTCCGCATGGAGAATGGATCCTACTAAAAAATTAATTGTACCAGAAATTAACGCAGCAGAATTAACAGAAGAAGATAAAATTATAGCAAATCCTAACTGTTCTACGATTCAAATGGTTCTGGCATTGGCGCCATTGCATAAAAAATACGATATCAAACGCTTGGTAATTTCTACATACCAATCTATTACAGGAACAGGAGTAAAAGCAGTACAGCAGTTAGCAGATGAGTTTGTAGGAAAAGAAGGAGATAAAGCATATCATTATCAAATTCATAAAAATGCGATTCCTCATTGTGATGTGTTTGAAGAAGGAGGATATACTAAAGAAGAATTAAAATTAGTTCGTGAAACTCATAAAATTTTAGGAGACCCAGGCATTGCTGTTACAGCAACAGCCGTAAGAATACCAGTAGTTGGAGGGCACTCTGAAAGTGTGAATGTAGAGTTTAAAAAGCATTTTGAGCTAGCTGATATTCCAAAAATATTAGCAGCTACAGAAGGGGTTGTAGTAATAGATAATTTAGAAAAGAACGAGTATCCAATGCCTTTTTATGCAGAGGGCAAAGATGATGTTTTTGTAGGAAGAATACGTAGAGATTTGTCTCAAGAAAATTCATTGAATTTATGGATTGTAGCTGATAACTTACGTAAAGGAGCGGCTACCAATACCATACAAATAGCAGAGTATTTAGTGGCTAATAACTTAATTAATACAACAGTTTTAGCGTAA